The following proteins come from a genomic window of Triticum aestivum cultivar Chinese Spring chromosome 6A, IWGSC CS RefSeq v2.1, whole genome shotgun sequence:
- the LOC123127387 gene encoding far upstream element-binding protein 2 translates to MADDHYSSKRKYDDSPPPRRTGFSSGPPPASPPVAGAPVPSSYNTVPPPPDEIQLAKQRAQEIAARLFSAAEAKRPRVDNGDDDVGTGGGGGGSLGSGGRIGGGGLGFSSSAGGGHASSIPSLSSQGNSHQYSSYGGGYQSGSTTKKIDIPNGRVGVIIGKAGETIKHLQAQSGAKIQVTRDMDVQPGSQTRSVDLSGTPDQINRAEQLIIDVLAEADAGSSGTISNRKYNAPQPGAEQFQMQIANNKVGLVIGKGGETIKSMQAKSQARIQVIPLHLPPGDTSTERILYIDGTAEQIEIAKQLVSEVTSENRARNPMSGGYSQQGYRPPRPQANWGAPGAPTTQQPGYGYMQPGPYPGAPPQYGQQPYGSYPPASGGYQTGWDQSSNQQSQQAPSAAGYDYYNQQQQPQQQQSATGTAAPADASNYNYSQPPASYASQGYGDSTYSQQSGGQQAYDYSGYQTQGQQQSYSEQPGYDQQSYGSAANSTQDGTAPSYGGPGGAGQASPGQQASTPSSGGQPGYPSQPPTSAAASSYPVQGSAPPSGYVAPHTQPGYGTQPPPQGAYGQGAYGQPPQAQKPPSSAPTYGQPPPAQAGYGQYGYSQQGYGAPPPYPGAPTASQPGYGQQQSYGDPYATGSYGQPTAYSTEATAPAASQDQSAAAPAPTTATAAPAPANSGAPQTSPS, encoded by the exons atggccgacgacCACTACTCCTCCAAGCGCAAGTACGACgactccccgccgccgcgccggacggGATTCTCCTCCggcccgccgcccgcctcgccgccggtTGCCGGTGCCCCGGTGCCATCTTCGTACAACACTGTGCCGCCGCCTCCCGACGAGATCCAGCTCGCGAAGCAGCGCGCGCAGGAGATCGCAGCTCGGCTCTTCAGCGCCGCTGAGGCGAAGCGTCCCCGCGTCGACAATGGCGATGACGACGTGGGCACCGGTGGGGGAGGAGGGGGTTCCCTGGGGAGCGGTGGCCGTATCGGCGGTGGCGGCCTCGGATTCTCGTCCTCAGCCGGTGGTG GCCATGCTTCTTCCATCCCATCCTTATCTTCTCAAGGAAACTCACATCAGTATTCTTCATATGGTGGTGGATACCAGAGTGGCAGTACAACAAAAAAGATTGATATCCCAAATGGAAGG gtTGGTGTTATCATTGGAAAAGCTGGAGAAACTATAAAGCATCTCCAAGCTCAGTCAGGGGCAAAGATCCAAGTAACAAGGGACATGGATGTTCAACCCGGCTCACAGACAAGATCGGTCGATCTTTCGGGCACTCCTGACCAGATAAACAGAGCTGAGCAGTTGATAATTGATGTTCTTGCAGAG GCTGATGCTGGATCATCTGGCACTATCTCTAATCGGAAGTACAACGCACCTCAACCTGGTGCTGAGCAATTCCAAATGCAAATTGCTAACAATAAG GTGGGTCTGGTTATTGGTAAGGGTGGTGAGACTATAAAATCCATGCAGGCCAAATCTCAAGCTCGTATACAG GTCATTCCTTTGCATTTGCCTCCTGGTGATACTTCAACTGAAAGAATACTGTATATTGATGGTACTGCAGAGCAAATTGAAATAGCAAAGCAGCTTGTGAGTGAGGTCACTAGTGAG AATCGTGCCAGAAATCCAATGTCAGGTGGCTATTCTCAGCAGGGCTACCGCCCTCCTCGTCCTCAGGCAAACTGGGGTGCGCCTGGTGCACCAACAACACAACAGCCTGGTTATGGTTACATGCAGCCTGGACCTTATCCTGGTGCGCCACCACAGTATGGCCAGCAACCTTATGGCAGCTACCCTCCAGCATCTGGAGGTTATCAGACAGGGTGGGATCAGTCTTCAAACCAGCAATCACAGCAGGCCCCCTCTGCCGCTGGTTATGACTACTATAACCAACAGCAGCAACCCCAACAGCAACAATCTGCCACTGGAACTGCTGCACCTGCTGATGCTAGCAACTACAATTACAGCCAGCCTCCTGCTAGTTATGCTTCACAAGGGTATGGTGATTCTACCTACTCTCAGCAGAGTGGTGGGCAGCAAGCTTATGACTACTCTGGTTACCAGACCCAGGGGCAGCAGCAGTCTTACTCGGAGCAGCCTGGATATGATCAGCAGAGCTATGGATCAGCTGCTAACTCAACTCAGGATGGTACTGCACCTAGCTATGGTGGTCCAGGTGGTGCTGGTCAAGCATCTCCAGGGCAGCAAGCTTCCACTCCATCCTCTGGAGGCCAACCGGGTTATCCTAGCCAACCACCTACTAGTGCTGCTGCATCAAGCTACCCAGTGCAAGGTTCTGCCCCTCCATCTGGATACGTTGCTCCACATACACAGCCTGGTTATGGTACGCAGCCACCACCACAGGGCGCATACGGTCAGGGTGCTTATGGGCAGCCTCCGCAGGCTCAGAAGCCGCCTTCATCTGCTCCTACTTATGGACAGCCACCGCCTGCTCAGGCTGGTTATGGGCAGTATGGATACAGTCAGCAAGGCTATGGTGCACCGCCGCCTTACCCTGGTGCACCCACTGCTAGCCAGCCAGGCTATGGCCAGCAGCAGTCATACGGTGATCCTTATGCTACTGGTAGCTATGGGCAGCCTACAGCGTATTCTACTGAAGCTACAGCACCTGCTGCTTCCCAGGATCAATCTGCCGCCGCACCTGCCCCTACCACAGCAACTGCCGCTCCTGCTCCTGCCAACAGTGGTGCCCCCCAAACTTCTCCGAGTTga